One genomic window of Ruminococcus gauvreauii includes the following:
- a CDS encoding response regulator, translated as MDGMKGMKKEDYPGENGVKHPYKIIEILYDSPSSKVLRGKECGTGRTVVLKTGGQEQMSAEAAERLKHEYQVMQQADSPHAAKAVGEVVIDGRYYLAEEYYPGITLSRMLKQGALEMTDFYRIARQLVTGLRDLHEAGIIHKDVNPSNIIYDAVTDRAVFLDFSISTVYLHERMSGTRLSNIEGTLPYIAPEQTGRVNAELDYRADFYSLGITFYEMLTGHCPFEAETPAELVFCHMAKEPPDLRSLLPNLPPMLAAVINKLLSKMAKDRYVSCDGLLYDLERCRTEQEFVLGERDFSRRFEFTRQLYGREAEIMQLKNDYKAVTSGSKILVSISGYSGIGKTSLVNQIQGEALMGSGMFLQGKFDQYHANVPYFAFFESIKQFCSQILLETEESIREWKEKLTETLGDDAVLLTGKVAELSLLTEVYSALEDMGPLEERTRFKAVLEKFLSLLASPEHPLVLFLDDVHRADMGSMEMLEEIFKNEKLGHLMIVMCYRENEVSDEHPVIHSLNKIVQWGGRVTKIHLKGLDAGSAVQMVADLFHKSTEEMTGLTEVIYKKTGGNPFYIKQFLRLCHSRGYLVLNMENGSWDGNEAKIQALPAQENVVDFLAENLDQFSEDTLSLLPFGACLGQSFSVEDLSAVSGQPEEEINRKLVVAVGQEAVYPIEKNAKTGRQSRFQFAHDRFQQVFYTVLSPQERMQVHYQIAKRYEKRAVLEGDMDERLFEIADHYAKGMQRVTDTGERHRIQELLLKAANRCGLVSAFDTAAHYLELLLAQPELKKPVNRRFLTRVYTEYHTVLCNLVKVRECDRIYGLLCDMVDNPAELVDSCCMQISSFSNRGRYEDAFEIGIALLSKLGVSFPREDFEPTMEKEMDLFYQEWEALGDGNISNIEAAEDPWEAGIGKLFCRLCGPAIFFNPGYSYWTVIAAARRLFRYGYTPYALQMYANLIMPLGELRGDYRTAYQAAWSAMQLAEKHQYREVIYCIYCLFTLHSCHWFEDVANEIPYAKESIKGNAQMGDFEYACYGYYSAMMAAVESSANVDELWNEVEPALKFAKKTGNYHALGTFYNFGQLCRSLRGELSLSGSFDGGGFSEQEYRKQFEHNLQAQSYFYVIRALTAVIYGDYQTAFQLCRDAIPLLRHVSSFYNVALHNFLYSLSICQVLEIKEYGGTPEVRQELMGILKENQEWMKKRSEDVFCNFGHLYLVIEAEYKAVCGKIGEALPLYEEALEAAGKHNRGLHHAIISDVITLRYEKLGIKSAAKHYLRSTYHLYSSWGAEGKCARMRQDHPELKRHRESEGDRNYTLSDEMIRTAASLDMNSVLRASQAISEELEMEGILEKLIYSLLECAGAQNIYYLVKTDSGYAVQAEGHSGSKKTCIVSKRLADDMEIPLSIVMYAGRTSETVILDDAERSRMYGKDVHIQKCHCKSVLCMPILSKGKIQGILYMENNLAAGVFDQQRKEILMPIAAQLAISLENAYLYENLRFLVDERTEELQEEIRVRQNAQAEVMHLYNNVPGAVFRCRYDRHFSVISANEGLYEYLGYTMEEFAAMGNQMASVLHPEDFEGMRSQIGTDGGAIQGEYRLLCKDSGVRWISLKAQLFTEDDGNMYVYGVFVDITEEKQLQDRIRELYEKELSHFANAASDEGSAQCRVNVTQNRVENYQSPDTIAISRTGDKYDRTIQRMADSAADAAYGERLRAALDKKQVLDGFAAGKTDLHFEFLRKRKDGELFWSRTNCRFHKHPASGDVIAFLYTMDVTEQRLQEQLLDKVTELDYEYIMEVNIRWDTYRMVSYKPEVKDKVPAEGRFQTAVRLVAERYMEGEARQEYISKLDTAYIEQELDHQASYSFTAGMREAQGDLHSKRYQVFYINRELSRVCIACTDVTDIIRQEQQQREALTAALTAAKQANAAKTDFLSRMSHEIRTPMNAIIGMSAIAAQSIGDNEHVADCISKIGISSRFLLSLINDILDMSRIESGKMLLKNEKIPTEDFLNGLNAICYSQASAKDVDYECIVDPALDDFYLGDAMKLQQVLLNILSNAIKFTGEGGKVVFSTALRKKTRSGAMLRFVINDTGIGISEDFLQSIFEPFAQESVGTTALYGGTGLGLSISKNIVDMMGGTITIRSIKGIGSEFTVDVPLGVTEEEVLRRSKKAVHNFTALKTLVVDDDVAVCESAVVTLTEMGVIAEWVDSGRKALKRVRNRWEAGRHYDMILIDWKMPEMDGIETVRRIREIVGPEVTIIIMTAYDWASIEHEARLAGVNLLMSKPMFKSSLISAFSKILDEKEEHDERDKPVLFDFSGRRILLVEDNAINTEVATVLLESKGFTVDTAENGLRAIEQFSKSGAGFYDAILMDIRMPLMDGLTAAGNIRHMSNTDAKTIPIIAMTANAFDDDIEKSKTAGMNAHLTKPIEPERLFQVLHNFIMDREEE; from the coding sequence ATGGATGGAATGAAAGGAATGAAAAAAGAGGATTATCCGGGGGAGAATGGGGTGAAGCATCCGTATAAAATCATAGAAATTTTATATGATTCTCCGTCCAGCAAAGTCCTGCGCGGGAAAGAATGCGGCACGGGCCGAACGGTAGTCTTAAAGACAGGCGGGCAGGAGCAGATGTCAGCGGAAGCGGCTGAGCGGCTGAAGCATGAATATCAGGTCATGCAGCAGGCAGACAGCCCCCATGCGGCGAAAGCCGTAGGAGAGGTGGTGATAGACGGGCGCTATTATCTGGCGGAGGAGTATTACCCGGGGATTACGCTTAGCAGGATGCTAAAGCAGGGTGCTTTGGAAATGACGGACTTCTACCGGATTGCCAGGCAGCTGGTGACAGGACTGCGTGACCTGCATGAAGCGGGGATTATCCATAAAGATGTGAATCCTTCCAATATCATATATGACGCGGTGACTGACCGCGCCGTATTTTTAGACTTCAGTATATCCACAGTATATCTGCATGAAAGGATGTCCGGAACCAGGCTTAGCAACATAGAAGGGACCCTTCCTTATATTGCACCGGAACAGACCGGGCGGGTAAATGCGGAGCTGGATTACCGCGCTGATTTTTATTCCCTGGGTATTACTTTTTATGAGATGCTTACAGGGCATTGTCCATTTGAGGCAGAAACTCCCGCAGAGCTGGTGTTTTGCCATATGGCGAAGGAACCGCCGGATCTGCGCTCCCTTTTGCCCAATCTGCCGCCCATGTTGGCAGCGGTCATAAACAAGCTTCTGTCCAAGATGGCGAAAGACCGCTATGTAAGCTGTGATGGTCTGCTTTATGATTTGGAACGGTGCCGCACAGAACAGGAATTTGTGCTTGGGGAAAGGGACTTCAGCAGGCGTTTTGAGTTCACCCGTCAGTTGTACGGACGGGAAGCTGAGATTATGCAGCTGAAGAATGACTATAAGGCAGTAACGTCCGGTTCCAAAATCCTTGTTTCGATCAGCGGGTATTCCGGCATTGGAAAGACCTCCCTGGTCAATCAGATTCAGGGAGAGGCATTGATGGGAAGCGGCATGTTCCTTCAGGGGAAATTTGACCAGTATCACGCCAATGTACCATATTTTGCATTTTTTGAATCCATAAAACAGTTTTGCAGTCAGATTTTGCTGGAGACGGAAGAGAGCATCCGGGAATGGAAGGAGAAACTGACGGAAACATTAGGAGATGACGCGGTTTTGCTGACCGGCAAGGTGGCGGAGCTGTCCCTGCTCACAGAGGTTTATTCCGCACTTGAGGATATGGGGCCTTTGGAGGAACGGACGCGTTTTAAGGCGGTTTTGGAAAAGTTTCTGTCTCTGTTGGCTTCCCCGGAGCACCCGCTGGTATTGTTTTTAGACGATGTGCACCGGGCAGACATGGGTTCTATGGAAATGCTTGAGGAGATTTTTAAGAATGAGAAACTTGGTCATTTAATGATTGTCATGTGTTATCGGGAAAATGAAGTGAGTGATGAGCATCCGGTTATCCACAGCCTGAATAAAATCGTACAGTGGGGCGGACGTGTCACGAAGATTCACTTAAAAGGGCTGGACGCAGGCAGCGCCGTACAGATGGTGGCTGACTTGTTTCATAAGAGTACAGAAGAGATGACCGGGCTGACAGAGGTTATCTATAAGAAAACAGGAGGAAATCCCTTCTATATCAAGCAGTTCCTTCGCCTCTGTCATTCCCGGGGATATCTGGTTTTGAATATGGAAAATGGAAGCTGGGACGGGAATGAGGCGAAGATACAGGCATTACCTGCGCAGGAGAATGTTGTGGACTTTCTTGCAGAAAACCTTGACCAGTTCTCAGAGGATACCTTGTCGCTGCTTCCCTTTGGGGCATGCCTCGGACAGAGCTTTTCTGTGGAGGATCTGTCAGCTGTCAGCGGCCAGCCGGAGGAGGAAATTAACAGGAAGCTGGTAGTGGCAGTCGGGCAGGAGGCAGTCTATCCCATAGAAAAAAATGCGAAAACCGGCCGTCAGTCCAGGTTCCAGTTTGCCCATGACCGGTTTCAGCAGGTATTCTATACAGTCCTGTCCCCGCAGGAAAGGATGCAGGTTCACTATCAGATTGCAAAACGATATGAGAAGCGGGCGGTTTTAGAGGGGGATATGGATGAACGGCTGTTTGAAATTGCAGATCATTACGCCAAGGGGATGCAGAGAGTGACGGATACTGGCGAAAGGCATCGGATACAGGAGCTTCTGTTAAAGGCTGCGAACCGGTGCGGGCTTGTGTCGGCCTTTGACACGGCAGCTCATTATCTGGAGCTTCTTCTAGCACAGCCGGAACTTAAGAAGCCGGTAAACCGCAGGTTTCTGACCCGGGTTTATACCGAATACCATACCGTGCTGTGCAATCTGGTAAAAGTCAGGGAATGTGACCGTATCTATGGGTTGCTCTGTGATATGGTGGACAACCCTGCTGAACTGGTAGACAGCTGTTGTATGCAGATCTCCAGTTTTTCCAACAGAGGCCGGTATGAGGATGCGTTTGAGATTGGGATTGCACTTCTGTCAAAGCTAGGGGTTTCTTTTCCGCGGGAAGATTTTGAACCCACCATGGAAAAAGAGATGGATTTGTTTTATCAGGAATGGGAGGCTCTTGGGGATGGGAATATATCGAATATAGAAGCAGCCGAAGACCCATGGGAAGCAGGAATCGGCAAATTATTCTGCCGTTTATGCGGCCCAGCCATATTCTTTAACCCCGGCTACTCCTACTGGACGGTAATCGCGGCTGCAAGGCGTCTGTTCCGGTACGGCTATACCCCGTATGCCCTGCAGATGTATGCCAATCTGATTATGCCGCTGGGTGAGCTGCGCGGGGATTACAGGACCGCCTATCAGGCGGCCTGGTCAGCGATGCAGCTTGCTGAGAAACACCAGTACCGTGAGGTGATTTACTGTATTTACTGCCTGTTTACGCTGCATTCCTGCCATTGGTTTGAAGATGTAGCCAATGAAATTCCTTATGCAAAGGAGTCCATTAAGGGGAACGCTCAGATGGGCGATTTTGAGTATGCATGTTATGGGTATTATAGTGCAATGATGGCGGCGGTGGAAAGTTCCGCCAATGTGGACGAACTGTGGAATGAAGTGGAGCCTGCGCTGAAATTTGCGAAAAAGACCGGAAATTATCATGCGCTGGGAACCTTTTATAATTTTGGTCAGCTTTGCAGAAGCTTAAGGGGAGAACTTTCTCTCTCCGGCAGCTTTGACGGGGGCGGATTTTCCGAACAGGAGTATCGAAAGCAATTTGAGCACAATCTGCAGGCACAAAGCTATTTTTATGTGATACGGGCATTGACAGCCGTGATATACGGGGACTACCAGACTGCCTTCCAGCTGTGCCGGGATGCGATACCGCTGTTACGCCATGTTTCCAGCTTTTACAATGTGGCGCTTCATAACTTTTTATATTCCCTGTCTATCTGTCAGGTCTTGGAAATAAAAGAATATGGCGGCACACCGGAAGTAAGGCAGGAGCTTATGGGAATCCTGAAGGAAAATCAGGAATGGATGAAGAAACGCAGTGAGGATGTGTTCTGCAATTTCGGTCATCTGTATCTTGTGATCGAGGCGGAATACAAGGCAGTCTGCGGCAAAATCGGTGAGGCCCTTCCGCTTTATGAGGAGGCTCTGGAAGCGGCAGGAAAGCATAACCGCGGCCTCCATCACGCCATCATCAGCGATGTAATTACACTGAGATATGAGAAACTGGGGATAAAGTCAGCGGCAAAGCATTACCTGCGTAGTACCTACCATCTGTATTCCTCCTGGGGGGCGGAAGGGAAATGCGCCAGAATGAGACAGGACCACCCGGAGCTTAAGCGCCACCGGGAGTCTGAGGGTGACCGGAATTACACCTTATCTGACGAAATGATCCGTACCGCTGCCTCGCTGGATATGAACTCTGTGCTGAGGGCATCTCAGGCCATTTCGGAAGAATTAGAGATGGAAGGCATATTGGAGAAACTGATTTACAGCCTGTTAGAATGCGCCGGAGCACAAAATATCTATTACCTCGTCAAGACGGACTCCGGATATGCGGTACAGGCGGAAGGTCATTCCGGGTCTAAGAAAACCTGCATTGTTTCTAAAAGACTGGCAGACGATATGGAGATTCCCCTCAGTATCGTCATGTATGCGGGAAGAACATCAGAGACAGTGATCTTAGACGATGCGGAAAGATCCAGGATGTATGGAAAGGATGTTCACATACAGAAGTGTCACTGTAAGTCGGTCTTATGTATGCCTATACTCAGCAAGGGCAAAATACAGGGTATCCTGTATATGGAAAATAACCTGGCCGCCGGTGTCTTTGACCAGCAGAGGAAGGAGATCCTGATGCCCATTGCGGCACAGCTTGCAATCTCGCTGGAAAATGCCTATTTATACGAGAACCTGCGCTTTCTGGTAGATGAGAGGACGGAGGAGCTTCAGGAGGAAATCAGGGTACGTCAAAATGCCCAGGCTGAAGTCATGCACCTCTATAATAACGTCCCCGGCGCAGTATTCCGCTGCCGGTATGACAGGCATTTTTCTGTTATCAGCGCAAACGAAGGCCTGTATGAGTATCTGGGATATACGATGGAGGAGTTTGCGGCGATGGGAAACCAGATGGCCAGTGTGCTCCATCCGGAAGATTTTGAGGGCATGAGGAGTCAGATTGGAACAGACGGCGGAGCTATCCAGGGTGAATACCGGCTGCTCTGTAAGGACAGTGGAGTCAGATGGATCTCGCTGAAAGCCCAGCTCTTTACGGAAGATGACGGGAATATGTATGTATATGGCGTCTTTGTGGATATCACAGAGGAAAAGCAGCTTCAGGACCGCATCCGGGAGCTCTACGAGAAGGAACTGTCCCACTTTGCCAATGCGGCTTCGGATGAGGGTAGTGCCCAGTGCAGGGTGAATGTTACGCAGAACAGGGTGGAGAATTACCAGTCTCCGGATACGATTGCAATATCCAGAACGGGGGACAAGTATGACCGGACAATCCAGAGGATGGCAGACTCAGCGGCAGATGCGGCATACGGAGAGCGTCTTAGGGCCGCACTGGACAAGAAGCAGGTGCTGGACGGCTTTGCAGCCGGGAAGACGGATCTCCATTTTGAATTTCTGAGGAAACGCAAAGATGGCGAACTGTTTTGGAGCAGGACGAATTGCAGGTTCCATAAGCATCCGGCAAGCGGTGACGTGATTGCATTCTTATATACTATGGATGTGACAGAGCAGCGGCTGCAGGAGCAGCTCCTGGACAAGGTAACGGAACTGGACTACGAATACATTATGGAAGTCAATATCCGGTGGGATACCTATCGGATGGTCTCGTACAAACCGGAAGTGAAAGATAAGGTGCCGGCTGAGGGCCGGTTCCAGACGGCGGTCAGGTTGGTTGCAGAGCGTTACATGGAGGGGGAGGCCCGGCAGGAATATATTTCAAAACTGGATACTGCCTACATAGAACAGGAACTGGATCATCAGGCCAGTTATAGTTTTACCGCAGGGATGAGGGAAGCACAGGGGGATCTTCATAGTAAGCGGTATCAGGTTTTCTATATCAACCGTGAACTGAGCCGGGTGTGTATTGCCTGTACCGATGTTACAGACATCATCCGTCAGGAACAGCAGCAGAGGGAGGCGTTAACTGCCGCCCTTACCGCCGCAAAGCAGGCCAATGCGGCCAAGACGGATTTCCTGTCCCGCATGAGCCATGAGATCCGCACCCCTATGAATGCCATCATCGGCATGAGTGCTATTGCGGCTCAGTCTATAGGAGACAATGAGCATGTGGCTGATTGTATTTCAAAAATCGGCATATCCTCCCGGTTCCTGCTCTCGCTGATTAACGACATCCTGGATATGAGCCGGATTGAAAGCGGAAAAATGCTGCTGAAAAATGAGAAAATACCGACAGAGGATTTTCTCAACGGATTAAATGCCATCTGTTACAGCCAGGCATCGGCAAAGGACGTGGATTACGAATGCATTGTGGATCCCGCGCTGGACGATTTTTATCTTGGGGATGCCATGAAGCTCCAGCAAGTCCTGCTTAACATCCTGTCCAATGCCATTAAGTTCACCGGCGAGGGAGGGAAGGTTGTCTTTTCTACCGCGCTGCGTAAAAAAACCAGAAGCGGCGCTATGCTGCGGTTTGTTATCAACGATACAGGTATCGGGATCAGTGAAGATTTCCTTCAAAGCATATTTGAACCCTTTGCACAGGAGTCTGTTGGAACCACAGCCCTGTACGGCGGTACTGGTCTGGGTCTGTCTATATCAAAGAACATCGTGGATATGATGGGCGGAACGATTACTATCCGGTCTATTAAAGGGATCGGGTCGGAATTTACAGTGGATGTCCCTCTGGGAGTTACAGAGGAAGAAGTACTCCGTCGCAGCAAAAAGGCAGTTCACAATTTCACCGCCCTGAAAACCCTGGTGGTGGATGACGACGTGGCGGTATGTGAAAGTGCGGTAGTTACCCTGACGGAAATGGGGGTTATCGCTGAATGGGTGGACAGCGGACGTAAGGCGTTGAAGCGGGTCCGGAACCGCTGGGAGGCCGGACGGCATTACGATATGATCCTCATCGACTGGAAGATGCCGGAAATGGACGGTATCGAGACTGTCCGGCGTATCCGGGAGATTGTCGGGCCGGAGGTCACCATCATCATTATGACAGCATACGACTGGGCCTCCATTGAGCATGAGGCCAGGCTGGCAGGCGTCAATCTACTGATGAGCAAGCCTATGTTCAAATCCTCCCTGATTTCTGCCTTTTCCAAGATACTGGATGAAAAAGAAGAACATGATGAAAGGGATAAGCCTGTTTTATTTGACTTTTCCGGGCGCAGAATCTTGTTAGTAGAGGACAACGCCATCAACACCGAGGTGGCCACAGTTCTGCTTGAGAGCAAGGGCTTTACCGTGGACACGGCAGAAAACGGCCTTCGTGCCATTGAGCAGTTCAGTAAATCCGGGGCGGGTTTTTATGACGCTATCCTCATGGATATCCGGATGCCTTTGATGGATGGGCTGACGGCGGCTGGTAATATCCGGCATATGAGTAATACCGATGCTAAGACCATCCCCATCATCGCTATGACTGCCAACGCCTTTGACGACGATATAGAAAAGAGTAAGACGGCCGGTATGAATGCACATCTGACCAAACCTATCGAACCGGAGCGGCTTTTTCAGGTCCTGCACAACTTTAT